One window of Chloroflexota bacterium genomic DNA carries:
- the mraY gene encoding phospho-N-acetylmuramoyl-pentapeptide-transferase: MSYALAIATVAFGIAFIAGFPAIRVLRRLGIGKQIRSEGPETHQQKMGTPTMGGIVVWGSVFISTAAFNVLNNPSIIVPLGATAATGLLGSLDDVLGIRGHTAEGLTVRIKFGGLTAIALACAAAIYWILGLDYLFVPTVTERLHIGPWYIPLAALAIVATANAVNLTDGLDSLAGVCAAVAFACYGIIAHLQGQSPLATFCFTVVGALLAFLWFNAYPADLFMGDTGALSLGAALAAVALMTGHLLLLPIIGFVFVAEAASVILQVAFFKLTGGRRLFRMSPLHHHFEMLGWSETHVAQRFWLVSMLTGMVGIALALI; encoded by the coding sequence TTGTCATACGCACTCGCGATCGCCACGGTCGCCTTCGGTATCGCCTTCATCGCTGGTTTTCCGGCGATCCGCGTCCTGCGTCGGCTAGGGATCGGAAAGCAGATTCGATCGGAGGGCCCGGAGACGCACCAGCAAAAGATGGGCACACCGACCATGGGCGGCATCGTCGTTTGGGGATCGGTCTTCATCTCGACAGCCGCGTTCAACGTTCTGAACAATCCTTCCATCATCGTGCCGTTGGGCGCGACGGCAGCCACAGGGCTCCTGGGTTCCCTCGACGACGTCCTGGGTATTCGGGGACATACGGCGGAAGGCTTAACCGTTCGAATCAAGTTCGGCGGGCTGACAGCCATTGCGCTCGCGTGCGCTGCCGCCATCTACTGGATCCTCGGCCTCGATTACCTCTTCGTTCCGACCGTGACCGAGCGGCTCCACATCGGACCGTGGTACATACCCCTGGCAGCCCTAGCTATCGTCGCCACTGCGAACGCCGTGAACCTGACTGATGGGCTGGACAGCCTGGCTGGCGTGTGCGCCGCCGTGGCATTCGCGTGCTATGGAATCATCGCCCATCTCCAGGGCCAGTCTCCGCTCGCGACGTTCTGCTTCACCGTCGTGGGCGCTCTACTTGCCTTTCTCTGGTTCAACGCCTACCCGGCGGACCTGTTCATGGGGGATACGGGCGCTCTGTCCCTGGGCGCTGCCCTGGCGGCCGTCGCTCTCATGACCGGACACCTGCTCCTGCTACCGATCATCGGATTCGTGTTCGTGGCCGAAGCTGCGTCTGTTATTCTCCAGGTAGCGTTTTTCAAGCTCACCGGCGGGCGACGCCTGTTCCGGATGTCTCCGCTCCACCACCATTTCGAGATGCTCGGATGGTCCGAGACCCACGTCGCGCAACGGTTCTGGCTGGTAAGTATGCTGACGGGCATGGTGGGAATCGCTCTTGCGCTCATCTAG
- the murD gene encoding UDP-N-acetylmuramoyl-L-alanine--D-glutamate ligase, producing MTDRARAHGTADHGFAARLSAAAVARLGELRTERIGIVGLGREGVDLVEFLAPRAREVVVSDRAPAERLQEALTALRGFDVRFSLGQQTAEDLVDCDEIFVSPGVAQSEPVVARARAVGARVSSATRLFFELCPGPIIGITGSSGKTTTTTMVGSILAAGDIPSVVGGNIGTPMLRRLPDITEQTWCVLELSSFQLADVSQSPRIAAILNITPNHLDRHADMEDYVRAKANIIRHQLPVDTAILNADDPIVRSLAHASATVDFRMTGPASGAWYDGSILWLASPPGGDGHFVPLLNRAEINLRGDHNVANALAAACIAQAAGCGVEPIRRALRAFEPVAHRLEVVATVDGVTYVNDSIATSPERSMAALRSFDAPVVLIAGGRDKHTPMEDWAQLISRRARAVVLVGEAAPLIDRALRAAGSSVPVTIARSFSEVVRLATRAAEPGDVVLLSPGCTSFDEFRDYEARGEAFRASVASLASSSPPRARRPRVSRVGPC from the coding sequence TTGACCGATCGCGCACGCGCTCACGGAACAGCGGACCACGGCTTCGCGGCTCGCCTCTCCGCCGCCGCGGTCGCCAGGCTCGGCGAATTGCGCACCGAGCGCATAGGGATCGTGGGACTCGGGCGAGAGGGTGTTGATCTCGTCGAATTTCTCGCGCCACGGGCGCGCGAAGTCGTGGTGAGCGACCGGGCACCTGCCGAACGACTCCAGGAGGCGCTGACCGCGCTCCGCGGATTCGATGTTCGCTTCAGTCTCGGCCAGCAGACGGCCGAAGATCTCGTGGACTGCGACGAGATCTTCGTCAGCCCGGGCGTGGCGCAATCGGAGCCCGTCGTCGCGCGGGCCCGCGCGGTCGGTGCGCGCGTCTCCAGCGCTACGCGGCTCTTCTTTGAACTTTGCCCCGGGCCGATCATCGGGATCACGGGCAGTAGCGGCAAGACCACGACGACTACCATGGTGGGGTCGATTCTGGCAGCGGGCGACATCCCATCCGTTGTGGGCGGCAATATCGGAACGCCCATGCTGCGACGGCTGCCGGACATCACCGAGCAGACGTGGTGTGTTCTGGAGCTGAGCAGCTTTCAACTCGCCGATGTGTCCCAGTCTCCAAGAATTGCTGCGATTCTCAACATCACGCCCAACCATTTGGATCGCCACGCGGACATGGAGGACTACGTCCGCGCCAAGGCGAACATCATTCGTCATCAACTCCCCGTGGACACGGCCATTCTCAACGCCGACGATCCGATCGTCCGGTCGCTCGCGCACGCGAGCGCCACCGTTGACTTCAGAATGACCGGACCTGCGTCCGGCGCCTGGTACGATGGCTCGATCCTCTGGCTAGCAAGCCCACCGGGCGGGGACGGACACTTCGTGCCCCTGCTGAACCGCGCCGAGATCAACTTGCGCGGCGATCACAACGTGGCCAATGCCCTCGCGGCAGCGTGCATTGCGCAGGCCGCGGGCTGCGGGGTCGAGCCGATTCGGCGGGCCTTACGCGCTTTCGAACCGGTTGCCCATCGCCTCGAGGTCGTCGCGACCGTGGACGGCGTTACCTACGTCAACGACTCCATCGCCACGTCGCCTGAGCGGTCCATGGCGGCGCTACGATCCTTCGACGCCCCAGTGGTTCTGATCGCCGGCGGGCGGGACAAACATACACCGATGGAGGATTGGGCTCAGCTCATTAGCCGCCGGGCGCGCGCAGTCGTGCTGGTGGGCGAGGCGGCGCCGCTCATCGACCGCGCGCTAAGGGCGGCTGGCTCCAGCGTTCCGGTCACGATCGCCCGATCGTTCAGCGAGGTGGTCCGACTGGCAACGCGAGCCGCGGAGCCTGGAGACGTCGTGTTGCTCTCACCGGGATGTACCAGCTTCGACGAATTCCGCGACTATGAGGCGCGCGGCGAGGCGTTCCGCGCGTCCGTCGCGTCGCTCGCATCGAGCAGCCCACCGCGTGCCCGGCGGCCGCGCGTATCGCGGGTCGGTCCATGCTAA